In Anas acuta chromosome 6, bAnaAcu1.1, whole genome shotgun sequence, the following are encoded in one genomic region:
- the GTF3C3 gene encoding general transcription factor 3C polypeptide 3 isoform X1 — protein MSGFSPELIDYLEGKISFEEFERRREERKSREKDGENASAEENSEDIDAPSSSRKASGKSHSQDETEGETADGVSKSVHRVFASMIGENEEEDDDEEEEEEEEEEETPEQPTAGDVFVLEMVLNRETKKMMKERRPRSKLPRALRGLMGEANIRFARGEREEAILMCMEIIRQAPLAHEPFSTLAMIYEDQGDMEKSLQFELIAAHLNPSDTEEWVRLAEMSLEQDNIKQAVFCYTKALKYDPTNVRYLWERSSLYEQLGEHKNAMDGYRRILNLLSPSDGERFMQLARDMAKSYYEANDVTSAIEIIEEAFTKHQSLVSMEDVNIAAELYISSKQYDKALAVITDFAGIVLQKKVSEKCPTEEKKEDTASVVETQESQEEAVTDSQSHPVAESSTAAVEKVSCCIPEGVPIDITVKLMVCLVHLNILEPLNPLLTTLVEQNPEEMGDLYLDVAEAFLDVGEYNSALPLLSALVCSERYNLAVVWLRHAECLKALGHMERAAESYAKVVDLAPLHLDARISLSTLQQQLGRPEKALEALEPMYDPDTLAQDANAAQQELKLLLHRSTLLYSQGKMYGYIDTLLTMLAMLLKVAMSRAQVCLISSSKSGERHLYLIKVSRDKISDNDDQEAANCDAKAIFAVLTSVLTKDDWWNLLLKAIYSLCDLSRYKEAELLVDSSLEYYSFYDDRQKRKELEYFGLSAAILDKNFRKAYNYIRIMVMENVNKPQLWNIFNQVTMQSQDVRHHRFCLRLMLKNPDNHALCVLNGHNAFVSGSFKHALGQYVQAFRAKPDEPLYSLCIGLTFIHMASQKYVLKRHALLVQGFSFLFRYLDLRGPCQESFYNLGRSLHQLGLLHLAIHYYQKVLELPPPTLEGIETDQTDLRRDTAFNLSLIYQSSGNIRMAQKMLYTYAVV, from the exons atgtCGGGCTTCAGCCCGGAGCTGATCGATTACCTGGAGGGGAAGATCTCCTTCGAGGAGTTCGAGCGGCGCCGGGAGGAGCGCAAGAGCCGCGAGAAG GACGGCGAAAATGCGTCTGCTGAGGAAAACAGTGAAGACATCGATGCTCCATCTTCATCCAGAAAGGCATCTGGGAAATCCCACAGTCAGGATGAAACAGAGG GAGAAACTGCAGATGGCGTCAGTAAATCTGTTCATCGAGTCTTTGCATCCATGATTGGGGAAAATGAAGAGGAGGACGATGacgaagaggaagaggaagaagaagaggaagaagaaactcCTGAGCAGCCCACAGCTGGAGATGTTTTTGTGTTGGAGATGGTCCTAAATCGAGAGACCAAGAAAATGATGAAG GAGAGAAGACCTCGCAGCAAACTTCCTCGTGCCTTGAGAGGTCTGATGGGAGAGGCCAATATCAGGTTCGCACGAGGAGAACGTGAGGAGGCTATTCTGATGTGCATGGAAATCATTCGACAAG cTCCTCTTGCTCATGAGCCCTTTTCCACTCTTGCCATGATCTATGAAGACCAGGGTGATATGGAGAAATCATTACAGTTTGAACTGATTGCAGCTCACTTAAATCCTAGTGACACTGAGGAATGGGTTAGACTGGCAGAAATGTCACTAGAACAGGATAATATTAAACAGGCTGTTTTTTGCTACACAAAAG CTCTGAAGTATGACCCAACCAACGTGCGTTACCTATGGGAGAGATCAAGCCTGTATGAACAGCTGGGGGAACATAAGAATGCTATGGATGGCTATAGGCGTATTTTGAATCTCCTGTCTCCCTCTGATGGAGAGCGTTTTATGCAGTTGGCTAGAGACATGGCAAA GAGTTATTATGAAGCCAATGATGTCACCTCTGCTATCGAGATAATAGAAGAAGCCTTTACTAAACACCAGAGTCTTGTCTCTATGGAAGATGTTAATATAGCAGCTGAATTATATATTTCCTCCAAACAGTATGACAAAGCACTGGCG gTTATTACTGATTTTGCAGGAATTGTATTGCaaaaaaaagtgtctgaaaAGTGTCctactgaggagaaaaaag AAGATACAGCATCAGTGGTGGAAACTCAAGAAAGCCAGGAGGAGGCAGTGACTGACAGCCAAAGTCATCCAGTTGCTGAATCGAGCACTGCAG CTGTGGAGAAGGTTAGCTGCTGCATACCTGAGGGGGTTCCCATAGATATCACAGTCAAGCTGATGGTGTGTTTGGTGCACCTGAACATCCTAGAGCCACTCAAT ccaCTCTTGACCACTCTGGTAGAACAAAATCCAGAAGAAATGGGTGACTTGTATTTGGACGTTGCAGAGGCATTTCTGGATGTTGGCGAATACAACTCAGCGCTGCCTCTCCTGAGTGCCCTTGTCTGTTCTGAACGATACAACTTGGCTGTTGTCTGGCTTCGGCATGCAG AATGCTTGAAGGCTTTGGGCCACATGGAGCGTGCTGCAGAGAGCTATGCCAAAGTTGTTGATCTTGCGCCATTGCATCTGGATGCACGAATCTCACTTTCAACACTTCAGCAGCAACTGGGTCGGCCTGAAAAAGCTCTGGAGGCTCTGGAACCCATGTATGATCCAGATACACTGGCTCAGGATGCTAATGCTGCTCAGCAG GAATTAAAGCTGCTCCTCCATCGTTCAACGTTGTTGTATTCCCAAGGCAAAATGTACGGTTACATAGACACTTTGCTTACGATGCTGGCGATGCTGTTGAAG GTAGCAATGAGCAGAGCTCAGGTGTGTTTGATATCTAGTTCCAAATCTGGAGAGAGACACCTCTATCTTATTAAGGTGTCAAGGGATAAAATTTCTGACAATGATGACCAGGAGGCAGCAAATTGTGATGCGAAAG caaTTTTTGCTGTTCTCACGAGTGTTCTGACAAAGGATGACTGGTGGAACCTCCTCCTGAAGGCTATATATTCCTTGTGTGACCTCTCCCGGTACAAGGAGGCAGAGCTCCTAGTAGATTCTTCTTTGGAGTATTATTCATTTTATGATGATAGACAAAAGCGCAAGGAGCTGGAATACTTTGGGCTCTCTGCTGCAATTCTGGACaagaacttcagaaaagcaTACAACTATATCAG AATAATGGTAATGGAAAATGTCAATAAACCTCAGCTGTGGAACATCTTCAATCAAGTTACCATGCAATCTCAGGACGTCCGTCACCATCGCTTTTGTCTCCGCTTAATGCTGAAAAATCCTGATAATCATGCATTGTGCGTCCTAAACGGGCATAATGCATTTGTCTCTGGCAGTTTCAAGCATGCTCTTG GACAGTATGTGCAAGCCTTTCGTGCAAAGCCCGATGAACCTTTGTACAGTCTCTGTATTGGATTAACTTTCATCCACATGGCTTCTCAGAAATACGTGTTGAAAAGGCATGCTCTTCTAGTACAG ggcttttccttccttttccgATATTTGGATCTACGTGGACCATGTCAAGAATCTTTCTACAACCTTGGCCGTAGTCTTCACCAGCTGGGATTACTGCACCTGGCAATCCACTATTACCAAAAAGTACTTGAACTTCCTCCTCCCACCTTGGAG gGAATAGAAACTGATCAGACAGACTTGAGAAGAGATACTGCCTTTAACTTGTCACTTATTTATCAGAGCAGTGGAAATATCAGAATGGCTCAGAAGATGTTGTATACTTACGCAGTTGTATGA
- the GTF3C3 gene encoding general transcription factor 3C polypeptide 3 isoform X2, with protein MSGFSPELIDYLEGKISFEEFERRREERKSREKDGENASAEENSEDIDAPSSSRKASGKSHSQDETEGETADGVSKSVHRVFASMIGENEEEDDDEEEEEEEEEEETPEQPTAGDVFVLEMVLNRETKKMMKERRPRSKLPRALRGLMGEANIRFARGEREEAILMCMEIIRQAPLAHEPFSTLAMIYEDQGDMEKSLQFELIAAHLNPSDTEEWVRLAEMSLEQDNIKQAVFCYTKALKYDPTNVRYLWERSSLYEQLGEHKNAMDGYRRILNLLSPSDGERFMQLARDMAKSYYEANDVTSAIEIIEEAFTKHQSLVSMEDVNIAAELYISSKQYDKALAVITDFAGIVLQKKVSEKCPTEEKKDTASVVETQESQEEAVTDSQSHPVAESSTAAVEKVSCCIPEGVPIDITVKLMVCLVHLNILEPLNPLLTTLVEQNPEEMGDLYLDVAEAFLDVGEYNSALPLLSALVCSERYNLAVVWLRHAECLKALGHMERAAESYAKVVDLAPLHLDARISLSTLQQQLGRPEKALEALEPMYDPDTLAQDANAAQQELKLLLHRSTLLYSQGKMYGYIDTLLTMLAMLLKVAMSRAQVCLISSSKSGERHLYLIKVSRDKISDNDDQEAANCDAKAIFAVLTSVLTKDDWWNLLLKAIYSLCDLSRYKEAELLVDSSLEYYSFYDDRQKRKELEYFGLSAAILDKNFRKAYNYIRIMVMENVNKPQLWNIFNQVTMQSQDVRHHRFCLRLMLKNPDNHALCVLNGHNAFVSGSFKHALGQYVQAFRAKPDEPLYSLCIGLTFIHMASQKYVLKRHALLVQGFSFLFRYLDLRGPCQESFYNLGRSLHQLGLLHLAIHYYQKVLELPPPTLEGIETDQTDLRRDTAFNLSLIYQSSGNIRMAQKMLYTYAVV; from the exons atgtCGGGCTTCAGCCCGGAGCTGATCGATTACCTGGAGGGGAAGATCTCCTTCGAGGAGTTCGAGCGGCGCCGGGAGGAGCGCAAGAGCCGCGAGAAG GACGGCGAAAATGCGTCTGCTGAGGAAAACAGTGAAGACATCGATGCTCCATCTTCATCCAGAAAGGCATCTGGGAAATCCCACAGTCAGGATGAAACAGAGG GAGAAACTGCAGATGGCGTCAGTAAATCTGTTCATCGAGTCTTTGCATCCATGATTGGGGAAAATGAAGAGGAGGACGATGacgaagaggaagaggaagaagaagaggaagaagaaactcCTGAGCAGCCCACAGCTGGAGATGTTTTTGTGTTGGAGATGGTCCTAAATCGAGAGACCAAGAAAATGATGAAG GAGAGAAGACCTCGCAGCAAACTTCCTCGTGCCTTGAGAGGTCTGATGGGAGAGGCCAATATCAGGTTCGCACGAGGAGAACGTGAGGAGGCTATTCTGATGTGCATGGAAATCATTCGACAAG cTCCTCTTGCTCATGAGCCCTTTTCCACTCTTGCCATGATCTATGAAGACCAGGGTGATATGGAGAAATCATTACAGTTTGAACTGATTGCAGCTCACTTAAATCCTAGTGACACTGAGGAATGGGTTAGACTGGCAGAAATGTCACTAGAACAGGATAATATTAAACAGGCTGTTTTTTGCTACACAAAAG CTCTGAAGTATGACCCAACCAACGTGCGTTACCTATGGGAGAGATCAAGCCTGTATGAACAGCTGGGGGAACATAAGAATGCTATGGATGGCTATAGGCGTATTTTGAATCTCCTGTCTCCCTCTGATGGAGAGCGTTTTATGCAGTTGGCTAGAGACATGGCAAA GAGTTATTATGAAGCCAATGATGTCACCTCTGCTATCGAGATAATAGAAGAAGCCTTTACTAAACACCAGAGTCTTGTCTCTATGGAAGATGTTAATATAGCAGCTGAATTATATATTTCCTCCAAACAGTATGACAAAGCACTGGCG gTTATTACTGATTTTGCAGGAATTGTATTGCaaaaaaaagtgtctgaaaAGTGTCctactgaggagaaaaaag ATACAGCATCAGTGGTGGAAACTCAAGAAAGCCAGGAGGAGGCAGTGACTGACAGCCAAAGTCATCCAGTTGCTGAATCGAGCACTGCAG CTGTGGAGAAGGTTAGCTGCTGCATACCTGAGGGGGTTCCCATAGATATCACAGTCAAGCTGATGGTGTGTTTGGTGCACCTGAACATCCTAGAGCCACTCAAT ccaCTCTTGACCACTCTGGTAGAACAAAATCCAGAAGAAATGGGTGACTTGTATTTGGACGTTGCAGAGGCATTTCTGGATGTTGGCGAATACAACTCAGCGCTGCCTCTCCTGAGTGCCCTTGTCTGTTCTGAACGATACAACTTGGCTGTTGTCTGGCTTCGGCATGCAG AATGCTTGAAGGCTTTGGGCCACATGGAGCGTGCTGCAGAGAGCTATGCCAAAGTTGTTGATCTTGCGCCATTGCATCTGGATGCACGAATCTCACTTTCAACACTTCAGCAGCAACTGGGTCGGCCTGAAAAAGCTCTGGAGGCTCTGGAACCCATGTATGATCCAGATACACTGGCTCAGGATGCTAATGCTGCTCAGCAG GAATTAAAGCTGCTCCTCCATCGTTCAACGTTGTTGTATTCCCAAGGCAAAATGTACGGTTACATAGACACTTTGCTTACGATGCTGGCGATGCTGTTGAAG GTAGCAATGAGCAGAGCTCAGGTGTGTTTGATATCTAGTTCCAAATCTGGAGAGAGACACCTCTATCTTATTAAGGTGTCAAGGGATAAAATTTCTGACAATGATGACCAGGAGGCAGCAAATTGTGATGCGAAAG caaTTTTTGCTGTTCTCACGAGTGTTCTGACAAAGGATGACTGGTGGAACCTCCTCCTGAAGGCTATATATTCCTTGTGTGACCTCTCCCGGTACAAGGAGGCAGAGCTCCTAGTAGATTCTTCTTTGGAGTATTATTCATTTTATGATGATAGACAAAAGCGCAAGGAGCTGGAATACTTTGGGCTCTCTGCTGCAATTCTGGACaagaacttcagaaaagcaTACAACTATATCAG AATAATGGTAATGGAAAATGTCAATAAACCTCAGCTGTGGAACATCTTCAATCAAGTTACCATGCAATCTCAGGACGTCCGTCACCATCGCTTTTGTCTCCGCTTAATGCTGAAAAATCCTGATAATCATGCATTGTGCGTCCTAAACGGGCATAATGCATTTGTCTCTGGCAGTTTCAAGCATGCTCTTG GACAGTATGTGCAAGCCTTTCGTGCAAAGCCCGATGAACCTTTGTACAGTCTCTGTATTGGATTAACTTTCATCCACATGGCTTCTCAGAAATACGTGTTGAAAAGGCATGCTCTTCTAGTACAG ggcttttccttccttttccgATATTTGGATCTACGTGGACCATGTCAAGAATCTTTCTACAACCTTGGCCGTAGTCTTCACCAGCTGGGATTACTGCACCTGGCAATCCACTATTACCAAAAAGTACTTGAACTTCCTCCTCCCACCTTGGAG gGAATAGAAACTGATCAGACAGACTTGAGAAGAGATACTGCCTTTAACTTGTCACTTATTTATCAGAGCAGTGGAAATATCAGAATGGCTCAGAAGATGTTGTATACTTACGCAGTTGTATGA
- the GTF3C3 gene encoding general transcription factor 3C polypeptide 3 isoform X3 translates to MSGFSPELIDYLEGKISFEEFERRREERKSREKDGENASAEENSEDIDAPSSSRKASGKSHSQDETEGETADGVSKSVHRVFASMIGENEEEDDDEEEEEEEEEEETPEQPTAGDVFVLEMVLNRETKKMMKERRPRSKLPRALRGLMGEANIRFARGEREEAILMCMEIIRQAPLAHEPFSTLAMIYEDQGDMEKSLQFELIAAHLNPSDTEEWVRLAEMSLEQDNIKQAVFCYTKALKYDPTNVRYLWERSSLYEQLGEHKNAMDGYRRILNLLSPSDGERFMQLARDMAKSYYEANDVTSAIEIIEEAFTKHQSLVSMEDVNIAAELYISSKQYDKALAVITDFAGIVLQKKVSEKCPTEEKKEDTASVVETQESQEEAVTDSQSHPVAESSTAAVEKVSCCIPEGVPIDITVKLMVCLVHLNILEPLNPLLTTLVEQNPEEMGDLYLDVAEAFLDVGEYNSALPLLSALVCSERYNLAVVWLRHAECLKALGHMERAAESYAKVVDLAPLHLDARISLSTLQQQLGRPEKALEALEPMYDPDTLAQDANAAQQELKLLLHRSTLLYSQGKMYGYIDTLLTMLAMLLKQFLLFSRVF, encoded by the exons atgtCGGGCTTCAGCCCGGAGCTGATCGATTACCTGGAGGGGAAGATCTCCTTCGAGGAGTTCGAGCGGCGCCGGGAGGAGCGCAAGAGCCGCGAGAAG GACGGCGAAAATGCGTCTGCTGAGGAAAACAGTGAAGACATCGATGCTCCATCTTCATCCAGAAAGGCATCTGGGAAATCCCACAGTCAGGATGAAACAGAGG GAGAAACTGCAGATGGCGTCAGTAAATCTGTTCATCGAGTCTTTGCATCCATGATTGGGGAAAATGAAGAGGAGGACGATGacgaagaggaagaggaagaagaagaggaagaagaaactcCTGAGCAGCCCACAGCTGGAGATGTTTTTGTGTTGGAGATGGTCCTAAATCGAGAGACCAAGAAAATGATGAAG GAGAGAAGACCTCGCAGCAAACTTCCTCGTGCCTTGAGAGGTCTGATGGGAGAGGCCAATATCAGGTTCGCACGAGGAGAACGTGAGGAGGCTATTCTGATGTGCATGGAAATCATTCGACAAG cTCCTCTTGCTCATGAGCCCTTTTCCACTCTTGCCATGATCTATGAAGACCAGGGTGATATGGAGAAATCATTACAGTTTGAACTGATTGCAGCTCACTTAAATCCTAGTGACACTGAGGAATGGGTTAGACTGGCAGAAATGTCACTAGAACAGGATAATATTAAACAGGCTGTTTTTTGCTACACAAAAG CTCTGAAGTATGACCCAACCAACGTGCGTTACCTATGGGAGAGATCAAGCCTGTATGAACAGCTGGGGGAACATAAGAATGCTATGGATGGCTATAGGCGTATTTTGAATCTCCTGTCTCCCTCTGATGGAGAGCGTTTTATGCAGTTGGCTAGAGACATGGCAAA GAGTTATTATGAAGCCAATGATGTCACCTCTGCTATCGAGATAATAGAAGAAGCCTTTACTAAACACCAGAGTCTTGTCTCTATGGAAGATGTTAATATAGCAGCTGAATTATATATTTCCTCCAAACAGTATGACAAAGCACTGGCG gTTATTACTGATTTTGCAGGAATTGTATTGCaaaaaaaagtgtctgaaaAGTGTCctactgaggagaaaaaag AAGATACAGCATCAGTGGTGGAAACTCAAGAAAGCCAGGAGGAGGCAGTGACTGACAGCCAAAGTCATCCAGTTGCTGAATCGAGCACTGCAG CTGTGGAGAAGGTTAGCTGCTGCATACCTGAGGGGGTTCCCATAGATATCACAGTCAAGCTGATGGTGTGTTTGGTGCACCTGAACATCCTAGAGCCACTCAAT ccaCTCTTGACCACTCTGGTAGAACAAAATCCAGAAGAAATGGGTGACTTGTATTTGGACGTTGCAGAGGCATTTCTGGATGTTGGCGAATACAACTCAGCGCTGCCTCTCCTGAGTGCCCTTGTCTGTTCTGAACGATACAACTTGGCTGTTGTCTGGCTTCGGCATGCAG AATGCTTGAAGGCTTTGGGCCACATGGAGCGTGCTGCAGAGAGCTATGCCAAAGTTGTTGATCTTGCGCCATTGCATCTGGATGCACGAATCTCACTTTCAACACTTCAGCAGCAACTGGGTCGGCCTGAAAAAGCTCTGGAGGCTCTGGAACCCATGTATGATCCAGATACACTGGCTCAGGATGCTAATGCTGCTCAGCAG GAATTAAAGCTGCTCCTCCATCGTTCAACGTTGTTGTATTCCCAAGGCAAAATGTACGGTTACATAGACACTTTGCTTACGATGCTGGCGATGCTGTTGAAG caaTTTTTGCTGTTCTCACGAGTGTTCTGA
- the GTF3C3 gene encoding general transcription factor 3C polypeptide 3 isoform X4: MSGFSPELIDYLEGKISFEEFERRREERKSREKDGENASAEENSEDIDAPSSSRKASGKSHSQDETEGETADGVSKSVHRVFASMIGENEEEDDDEEEEEEEEEEETPEQPTAGDVFVLEMVLNRETKKMMKERRPRSKLPRALRGLMGEANIRFARGEREEAILMCMEIIRQAPLAHEPFSTLAMIYEDQGDMEKSLQFELIAAHLNPSDTEEWVRLAEMSLEQDNIKQAVFCYTKALKYDPTNVRYLWERSSLYEQLGEHKNAMDGYRRILNLLSPSDGERFMQLARDMAKSYYEANDVTSAIEIIEEAFTKHQSLVSMEDVNIAAELYISSKQYDKALAVITDFAGIVLQKKVSEKCPTEEKKEDTASVVETQESQEEAVTDSQSHPVAESSTAAVEKVSCCIPEGVPIDITVKLMVCLVHLNILEPLNPLLTTLVEQNPEEMGDLYLDVAEAFLDVGEYNSALPLLSALVCSERYNLAVVWLRHAD; encoded by the exons atgtCGGGCTTCAGCCCGGAGCTGATCGATTACCTGGAGGGGAAGATCTCCTTCGAGGAGTTCGAGCGGCGCCGGGAGGAGCGCAAGAGCCGCGAGAAG GACGGCGAAAATGCGTCTGCTGAGGAAAACAGTGAAGACATCGATGCTCCATCTTCATCCAGAAAGGCATCTGGGAAATCCCACAGTCAGGATGAAACAGAGG GAGAAACTGCAGATGGCGTCAGTAAATCTGTTCATCGAGTCTTTGCATCCATGATTGGGGAAAATGAAGAGGAGGACGATGacgaagaggaagaggaagaagaagaggaagaagaaactcCTGAGCAGCCCACAGCTGGAGATGTTTTTGTGTTGGAGATGGTCCTAAATCGAGAGACCAAGAAAATGATGAAG GAGAGAAGACCTCGCAGCAAACTTCCTCGTGCCTTGAGAGGTCTGATGGGAGAGGCCAATATCAGGTTCGCACGAGGAGAACGTGAGGAGGCTATTCTGATGTGCATGGAAATCATTCGACAAG cTCCTCTTGCTCATGAGCCCTTTTCCACTCTTGCCATGATCTATGAAGACCAGGGTGATATGGAGAAATCATTACAGTTTGAACTGATTGCAGCTCACTTAAATCCTAGTGACACTGAGGAATGGGTTAGACTGGCAGAAATGTCACTAGAACAGGATAATATTAAACAGGCTGTTTTTTGCTACACAAAAG CTCTGAAGTATGACCCAACCAACGTGCGTTACCTATGGGAGAGATCAAGCCTGTATGAACAGCTGGGGGAACATAAGAATGCTATGGATGGCTATAGGCGTATTTTGAATCTCCTGTCTCCCTCTGATGGAGAGCGTTTTATGCAGTTGGCTAGAGACATGGCAAA GAGTTATTATGAAGCCAATGATGTCACCTCTGCTATCGAGATAATAGAAGAAGCCTTTACTAAACACCAGAGTCTTGTCTCTATGGAAGATGTTAATATAGCAGCTGAATTATATATTTCCTCCAAACAGTATGACAAAGCACTGGCG gTTATTACTGATTTTGCAGGAATTGTATTGCaaaaaaaagtgtctgaaaAGTGTCctactgaggagaaaaaag AAGATACAGCATCAGTGGTGGAAACTCAAGAAAGCCAGGAGGAGGCAGTGACTGACAGCCAAAGTCATCCAGTTGCTGAATCGAGCACTGCAG CTGTGGAGAAGGTTAGCTGCTGCATACCTGAGGGGGTTCCCATAGATATCACAGTCAAGCTGATGGTGTGTTTGGTGCACCTGAACATCCTAGAGCCACTCAAT ccaCTCTTGACCACTCTGGTAGAACAAAATCCAGAAGAAATGGGTGACTTGTATTTGGACGTTGCAGAGGCATTTCTGGATGTTGGCGAATACAACTCAGCGCTGCCTCTCCTGAGTGCCCTTGTCTGTTCTGAACGATACAACTTGGCTGTTGTCTGGCTTCGGCATGCAG ACTGA
- the C6H2orf66 gene encoding uncharacterized protein C2orf66 homolog: MWKVVLLGLYTVLAVRGLTKGAPFQPEEKWKPLDNPRNRDLFFRTLQAYFSGRGLDLRKFPATFTMNNEGPRPVMFYSDPIASAFADYEERKNSFPNHFKG, translated from the exons ATGTGGAAAGTGGTGCTCCTGGGTCTATATACAGTATTGGCTGTAAGAGGATTGACAAAGGGTGCTCCTTTCcaaccagaagaaaaatggaaacctCTAGATAACCCTAGAAACAGAGATCTG TTTTTCAGAACACTCCAGGCTTATTTTTCGGGCAGGGGTCTTGATCTCAGAAAATTCCCAGCTACTTTCACTATGAACAATGAAGGACCGAGGCCTGTCATGTTCTACTCAGATCCTATTGCTTCTGCATTTGCAGAttatgaagaaaggaaaaattcttTTCCAAATCATTTCAAAGGCTAA